A genomic region of Deltaproteobacteria bacterium contains the following coding sequences:
- the hemW gene encoding radical SAM family heme chaperone HemW — MSPGLYVHVPFCRSKCPYCGFYSIPSAAPVPIWFEGIKKEVLLYKSRFNRFDSLYLGGGTPTFLNDRVFSGLVDHLFTHFDFAGDTEFTVEANPSDLSEKKVRLLKDLGCNRINLGIQSFDDRALAFLGRRHTAEDAKGALARLRRFGFHNVGVDLIYGLPGQSVDAWTNTLKCALSYAPEHVSCYELTIEKGTVFDRLKQKGVIRPMNEEDGRACFVAASKLLRAAGYIHYEVSNYAGSEACCSRHNRKYWQHVPYLGLGPSAHSFDGNDRWWNIRSVRGYGAELDKGKPPIEGRETLTEEQMRLESLALGFRTREGVDLRQILSVPDSGALLSRMEKGGYVKVREGRVIPTEEGFLLADHLPLSLFA; from the coding sequence ATGTCCCCGGGCCTCTATGTCCACGTCCCCTTCTGCCGGAGCAAATGCCCCTACTGCGGCTTTTATTCCATACCTTCGGCCGCGCCCGTGCCCATCTGGTTCGAAGGCATTAAAAAGGAAGTCCTCTTATACAAAAGCCGCTTCAATCGATTTGACAGCCTTTATCTCGGCGGCGGCACCCCCACCTTCCTGAATGACCGGGTCTTCTCCGGCCTGGTGGACCATCTCTTCACCCACTTTGATTTTGCCGGCGATACGGAATTCACTGTCGAGGCCAACCCCTCCGACCTCTCAGAGAAAAAAGTGCGTCTGCTGAAAGACCTGGGGTGCAACCGGATCAATCTGGGGATTCAATCCTTTGACGACCGCGCACTCGCCTTCCTGGGCAGGCGCCATACCGCAGAGGACGCAAAGGGGGCACTGGCACGCCTCAGGCGTTTCGGATTCCACAATGTGGGGGTGGATTTGATATACGGCCTGCCGGGACAATCCGTTGACGCGTGGACGAACACCCTGAAATGCGCCCTCTCATATGCGCCCGAGCATGTCTCCTGCTATGAATTGACCATTGAAAAGGGGACTGTCTTTGACAGGCTGAAACAAAAGGGAGTCATCCGTCCAATGAACGAGGAGGACGGCCGGGCCTGTTTTGTTGCCGCGTCTAAACTCCTGAGGGCGGCCGGATATATCCATTACGAGGTCTCCAACTATGCCGGGAGCGAGGCCTGTTGCTCCCGGCACAACCGCAAGTACTGGCAGCATGTCCCCTACCTGGGGCTGGGCCCGTCGGCCCACTCTTTTGATGGGAACGACCGCTGGTGGAATATCCGGTCCGTCAGAGGGTATGGGGCCGAACTGGACAAGGGGAAACCGCCGATAGAAGGACGGGAAACCCTGACAGAAGAACAGATGCGGCTCGAATCCCTGGCCCTCGGATTCAGGACCCGGGAAGGGGTTGATCTGAGACAGATCCTATCTGTACCTGACTCAGGCGCACTCCTGTCACGGATGGAGAAGGGCGGAT
- the lepA gene encoding translation elongation factor 4, translating to MNHIRNFSIIAHIDHGKSTLADRLIQATGLVEDRDFRDQILDNMDIERERGITIKSQAITLPYVDTGGRSFELNLIDTPGHVDFSYEVSRALASCEGVLLLVDAAQGVEAQTVANAYAAMEHDLEIIPVINKIDLPSADIERVKEEIEIDLGLDSDQAILCSAKEGTGVKDVLEAIVNKIPPPADLSEGSLQALIFDAHYDPFRGTIVSCRVFSGKLRAGDKIRLMHNRATYKVEEVGLFRLHRESKKELSAGEVGYIISGIKTVSDVRIGDTITLENHPAAAPLPGFKEVKPVVFASIYPVASDDYRSLADALEKYKLNDAALVFQKDSSAALGLGFRCGFLGLLHLEIVQERLEREYDQSIIMTSPTVQYRFVLSKGEEITVDNPVYYPDPTTIVKGMEPYIRASIMIPERYMGAVMDLCLERRGVNAQFSYPTPGRIEIRFDMPLADVIYDFYDSLKTVTQGYGSFDYELLDYRESDLVKLDILLNGERVDALSQIVYRESARPRALHACEKLKDEIPRHMFKIAVQGAIGGSVIARSTISPFRKDVTAKCYGGDITRKRKLLEKQKKGKKRMKMVGSVAIPQSAFVAVLKTDKKGS from the coding sequence ATGAATCACATACGCAATTTCAGCATTATCGCCCATATCGACCACGGAAAATCGACCCTTGCCGATCGCCTGATCCAGGCGACCGGTCTCGTCGAGGACAGAGACTTCCGGGACCAGATCCTGGACAACATGGATATCGAGCGGGAACGGGGGATTACCATCAAGAGTCAGGCCATTACCCTCCCCTACGTGGACACAGGGGGCCGTTCATTTGAACTGAATCTCATCGATACGCCGGGCCACGTCGATTTCTCCTATGAAGTCTCCCGGGCCCTCGCCTCGTGCGAGGGAGTGCTCCTCTTGGTGGATGCGGCACAGGGCGTGGAGGCCCAGACCGTTGCCAACGCCTACGCGGCCATGGAGCACGATCTGGAGATCATCCCGGTCATCAACAAGATCGACCTCCCCTCAGCCGACATTGAGCGGGTCAAGGAAGAGATTGAAATCGATCTGGGCCTGGACTCCGACCAGGCCATCCTCTGCTCGGCCAAGGAGGGGACCGGCGTCAAGGATGTGCTGGAAGCCATTGTGAACAAGATCCCTCCTCCGGCCGATCTGTCGGAAGGGTCTCTTCAGGCCCTCATCTTTGACGCCCACTATGACCCCTTCCGGGGCACCATCGTCAGCTGCAGGGTCTTTTCGGGGAAGCTCCGGGCAGGAGACAAGATACGGCTCATGCATAACCGGGCCACCTACAAGGTGGAGGAGGTCGGTCTTTTCCGGCTTCACAGGGAATCCAAAAAGGAGTTGTCCGCCGGAGAAGTCGGCTACATCATTTCGGGAATAAAGACCGTCAGCGACGTCCGAATCGGGGACACCATCACCCTGGAGAATCACCCGGCCGCCGCCCCCCTGCCGGGATTTAAAGAGGTCAAGCCGGTGGTCTTTGCCTCTATCTATCCGGTGGCGTCGGACGACTACCGATCCCTGGCGGATGCACTTGAAAAATACAAGCTGAATGATGCCGCGCTGGTCTTTCAAAAGGACTCGTCTGCCGCCCTGGGGCTCGGGTTTCGCTGCGGATTCCTGGGGCTGCTCCATCTCGAGATTGTCCAGGAGAGGCTCGAAAGAGAATATGATCAATCCATCATCATGACCTCTCCCACGGTCCAGTATCGCTTTGTTCTGTCAAAGGGTGAGGAGATTACCGTGGACAATCCGGTCTATTATCCGGATCCCACCACCATCGTGAAGGGGATGGAGCCTTACATCCGGGCCAGCATCATGATCCCGGAGCGATACATGGGGGCCGTCATGGACCTCTGCCTGGAACGGCGGGGGGTGAACGCGCAATTCAGCTATCCCACGCCCGGAAGGATTGAGATACGGTTCGACATGCCCCTGGCCGATGTGATCTATGATTTCTACGACAGCCTCAAGACCGTCACCCAGGGATATGGATCGTTTGATTACGAACTTCTGGACTACCGGGAAAGCGACCTGGTGAAGCTGGACATCCTCCTGAACGGAGAACGGGTGGACGCCCTCTCCCAGATTGTTTACAGGGAAAGCGCCCGGCCCAGGGCCCTCCACGCCTGCGAAAAACTGAAGGACGAGATCCCGAGACATATGTTCAAGATCGCCGTCCAGGGCGCCATCGGCGGTTCGGTCATTGCGCGATCCACCATCTCCCCTTTCAGAAAGGACGTGACCGCCAAATGCTATGGCGGGGACATTACGAGAAAACGTAAACTTCTTGAAAAGCAGAAAAAGGGTAAAAAACGGATGAAGATGGTCGGATCGGTCGCCATCCCGCAGAGTGCCTTTGTGGCGGTCCTGAAGACGGACAAAAAGGGGTCGTGA